CGCGCGTTGCGGGCGCTACGCTATGCGCTCGACGACTTCCTGCGCGAGGGGCTCAAGGACACCCCGCCGATGAGCCTGTCGGAGGCGATGAACCGCTCCGTCAAGCGCACTCTGGCCCGTGCCGGCGCACTGGGCGTCGCGGTGAGCCAGCGCCGATTTACCCTCGCCTATCAGCCAGTGGTCTCGCTGGCGACGGGCCTGGCGCATCACCACGAGGTCTTGGTGCGGTTCGAGGACGGCGGCAGCCCGTTCGCGCTGATCCGCATGGCCGAAGAGTTCGACCTGATCGAGGAACTGGATCACTCGATCGTCGAACAGGTGGTCAAGAAGCTGGCCAACGACCAGGAGCGCAAGCTTAAGCTGGCGGTCAACATCTCGGGCCAGACGATCGGCAACGAGAGCTTCATCGACCATGTGAGCCGCCTGCTGTCCCGCTATGACGGGGCCAAGGGCCGCCTGATTTTCGAGATCACCGAGACCCGCGCGATCGACAACCTGACCCTCGCGAACCAGCACATCCAGAGCCTGCGCGCGCTGGGCTCGCTGGTGTGTCTGGATGATTTCGGCGCGGGCTCGTCGTCCTTCGCCTATCTGCAGCAGCTGAGCCTGGACATCGTGAAGATCGACGGCCGCTATGTCCGGGAACTGGCCGACAATGGCCGTGACGGCGCCCTGGTGCGCCGCCTGGTCGAGCTGTGCCGCGACCTCAAGGTTCGCACCGTCGCCGAGATGGTCGAGACCGCCGAGGTCGAGGAAATCGTGCGCAACGTCGGCGTCGACTTCGCCCAGGGTTGGCTCTACGGCAAGCCTTCCGACAAGCCG
The DNA window shown above is from Caulobacter sp. FWC26 and carries:
- a CDS encoding EAL domain-containing protein: MSLDPRRLLGLAFASADLLVELQGGKVRLALGAAQKVMGKSESALTGKAWVDLFHADDQPLMEAMLGCADDGVRRGPVVLRLAGPGERNVRVVLRALPDNGGRVSAALTAAQPASPPLSASSLQPRESFDDIAQGLFEAARVTGIELELAMVEFSGLANMRQGLSPAEAAALDVRVASALRAEAHAGAAATKLSEDRFAVLRQRDDRPENMIKRLTRMVSAEASAHLVPLESGGGSARALRALRYALDDFLREGLKDTPPMSLSEAMNRSVKRTLARAGALGVAVSQRRFTLAYQPVVSLATGLAHHHEVLVRFEDGGSPFALIRMAEEFDLIEELDHSIVEQVVKKLANDQERKLKLAVNISGQTIGNESFIDHVSRLLSRYDGAKGRLIFEITETRAIDNLTLANQHIQSLRALGSLVCLDDFGAGSSSFAYLQQLSLDIVKIDGRYVRELADNGRDGALVRRLVELCRDLKVRTVAEMVETAEVEEIVRNVGVDFAQGWLYGKPSDKPSPALRTTATVTPLARRAGASDSWG